The Sylvia atricapilla isolate bSylAtr1 chromosome 3, bSylAtr1.pri, whole genome shotgun sequence genome has a window encoding:
- the PPM1B gene encoding protein phosphatase 1B isoform X3 codes for MGAFLDKPKTEKHNAHGAGNGLRYGLSSMQGWRVEMEDAHTAVVGIPHGLEDWSFFAVYDGHAGSRVANYCSTHLLEHITNNEDFRATEKPGSALEPSVENVKSGIRTGFLKIDEYMRNFADLRNGMDRSGSTAVGVMISPEHVYFINCGDSRAVLYRNGQVCFSTQDHKPCNPREKERIQNAGGSVMIQRVNGSLAVSRALGDYDYKCVDGKGPTEQLVSPEPEVCEIVRAEEDEFIILACDGIWDVMSNEELCEYVKSRLEVSDDLETVCNWVVDTCLHKGSRDNMSIVLVCFSNAPKVSEEAVKKDAELDKYLESRVEGVILLKMCILG; via the exons ATGGGTGCATTTTTGGATAAaccaaaaactgaaaaacataatGCTCACGGTGCAGGGAATGGCTTGCGTTATGGCCTCAGCAGTATGCAGGGATGGAGAGTGGAAATGGAAGATGCTCACACAGCGGTTGTGGGTATTCCCCATGGCTTAGAGGACTGGTCCTTTTTTGCTGTCTACGATGGTCACGCAGGATCTCGTGTTGCAAATTACTGCTCCACGCACTTATTAGAACACATCACTAACAACGAAGACTTTAGGGCGACAGAAAAACCTGGATCTGCTCTTGAACCTTCAGTGGAAAATGTCAAGAGTGGGATCAGAACTGGCTTTTTGAAAATTGATGAGTATATGCGCAATTTTGCAGACCTCAGAAATGGCATGGACAGAAGTGGCTCAACAGCAGTGGGAGTTATGATTTCACCTGAGCATGTATACTTTATCAACTGTGGTGATTCACGTGCTGTTCTCTATAGGAATGGACAAGTCTGTTTTTCAACACAGGATCACAAACCTTGCAACCCGAGGGAGAAAGAGCGAATCCAGAATGCAGGAGGCAGTGTAATGATTCAGCGTGTTAATGGTTCATTGGCAGTTTCTCGAGCTCTGGGGGACTATGACTACAAATGTGTTGATGGTAAAGGCCCTACAGAACAACTTGTTTCTCCAGAGCCTGAGGTGTGTGAAATCGTAAGGGCAGAAGAAGATGAGTTTATCATCCTGGCCTGTGATGGAATCTGGGATGTAATGAGCAATGAAGAGCTCTGTGAATATGTAAAGTCTAGACTTGAAGTATCAGATGACCTGGAAACAGTGTGCAATTGGGTAGTGGACACTTGTTTACATAAG GGGAGTCGTGATAACATGAGTATTGTAttagtttgtttttcaaatgctCCTAAGGTCTCAGAGGAGGCAGTGAAAAAAGATGCTGAGTTGGATAAGTACTTGGAATCACGGGTCGAAG GCGTAATATTATTGAAAATGTGTATACTAGGCTGA
- the PPM1B gene encoding protein phosphatase 1B isoform X2, with protein MGAFLDKPKTEKHNAHGAGNGLRYGLSSMQGWRVEMEDAHTAVVGIPHGLEDWSFFAVYDGHAGSRVANYCSTHLLEHITNNEDFRATEKPGSALEPSVENVKSGIRTGFLKIDEYMRNFADLRNGMDRSGSTAVGVMISPEHVYFINCGDSRAVLYRNGQVCFSTQDHKPCNPREKERIQNAGGSVMIQRVNGSLAVSRALGDYDYKCVDGKGPTEQLVSPEPEVCEIVRAEEDEFIILACDGIWDVMSNEELCEYVKSRLEVSDDLETVCNWVVDTCLHKGSRDNMSIVLVCFSNAPKVSEEAVKKDAELDKYLESRVEEIMEKSGEEGMPDLAHVIRILTAENIPNLPPGGGLAAKRNIIENVYTRLNPHRDSEGGSGDLEDPW; from the exons ATGGGTGCATTTTTGGATAAaccaaaaactgaaaaacataatGCTCACGGTGCAGGGAATGGCTTGCGTTATGGCCTCAGCAGTATGCAGGGATGGAGAGTGGAAATGGAAGATGCTCACACAGCGGTTGTGGGTATTCCCCATGGCTTAGAGGACTGGTCCTTTTTTGCTGTCTACGATGGTCACGCAGGATCTCGTGTTGCAAATTACTGCTCCACGCACTTATTAGAACACATCACTAACAACGAAGACTTTAGGGCGACAGAAAAACCTGGATCTGCTCTTGAACCTTCAGTGGAAAATGTCAAGAGTGGGATCAGAACTGGCTTTTTGAAAATTGATGAGTATATGCGCAATTTTGCAGACCTCAGAAATGGCATGGACAGAAGTGGCTCAACAGCAGTGGGAGTTATGATTTCACCTGAGCATGTATACTTTATCAACTGTGGTGATTCACGTGCTGTTCTCTATAGGAATGGACAAGTCTGTTTTTCAACACAGGATCACAAACCTTGCAACCCGAGGGAGAAAGAGCGAATCCAGAATGCAGGAGGCAGTGTAATGATTCAGCGTGTTAATGGTTCATTGGCAGTTTCTCGAGCTCTGGGGGACTATGACTACAAATGTGTTGATGGTAAAGGCCCTACAGAACAACTTGTTTCTCCAGAGCCTGAGGTGTGTGAAATCGTAAGGGCAGAAGAAGATGAGTTTATCATCCTGGCCTGTGATGGAATCTGGGATGTAATGAGCAATGAAGAGCTCTGTGAATATGTAAAGTCTAGACTTGAAGTATCAGATGACCTGGAAACAGTGTGCAATTGGGTAGTGGACACTTGTTTACATAAG GGGAGTCGTGATAACATGAGTATTGTAttagtttgtttttcaaatgctCCTAAGGTCTCAGAGGAGGCAGTGAAAAAAGATGCTGAGTTGGATAAGTACTTGGAATCACGGGTCGAAG aaattatgGAAAAATCGGGTGAAGAAGGAATGCCTGATCTTGCTCATGTTATTCGTATTTTAACTGCAGAGAATATCCCTAATTTACCACCAGGAGGTGGTTTAGCTGCCAA GCGTAATATTATTGAAAATGTGTATACTAGGCTGAATCCACACAGAGACAGTGAGGGG